A window of Babesia microti strain RI chromosome III, complete genome contains these coding sequences:
- a CDS encoding conserved Plasmodium protein, unknown function (overlaps_old_locusTagID:BBM_III00880), giving the protein MWRGLPLSRSSKPAYLTICQGRHAHYDIKSINGLRRDGLSKPFESRKNSVPANMPHPRYMDGEVLGYYSNLLARESFVDDSTWNKLITRSKQIYPTLEPKEIALILNSLARVRKVDTELFNLLCNQIVTKAHFYSSVHIAMVLSAYSKAKIFDSKLINAMVNQIKNRLYEFLTPLEISMVINSISKMPTEFRDKNFLNRLSLHVQCRLMAIPFLPRELGQIAHSFVSMGFDDTQLYSTIAGRINCMIHQATPGEAIKILEAFTRLGKAYQDICRICVCHVNSQLSFMSPMELVKILFEAGNAFLKTSEPVPLELNDLIYSILTKITASVTHTSAPQIASLLQSVARWNLDLGLNEILTIITHTRALVSEAAVMSNFPVNSSPREGSKMKNLGQTSTMAPDKVTTQEFLLGEVGAMNSETATEETRLAQSIWMKGKTHCDIMLKDSPILGDTKAIKTSCVASLGLILRRVKSQYPDTWPKKPSSHKLIQSKKDIQDPHLVRLMGISSASVSNIPEYPASIPESPHAQSHGALSTKTSKLNKVCTEKSQPLDLLEAAQILQRICSEFRLLVMTSHSSMTLSDVPTACRVLEACQLVGYKSDELLGKVKDLILCKEFNKQSATLLRSQLLACGYDPENDVMQVLMEF; this is encoded by the exons ATGTGGCGAGGTTTGCCTTTATCGCGGTCATCTAAGCCTGCTTATCTAACGATCTGTCAGGGTAGGCATGCGCATTATGACATAAAAAGCATTAATGGCCTTAGGAGGGATGGACTATCTAAACCCTTTGAGAGCAGAAAGAATTCGGTACCGGCAAATATGCCGCATCCCAGATATATGGACGGGGAGGTTCTTGGTTACTACTCAAACCTGCTAGCAAGGGAATCGTTTGTTGATGATTCCACTTGGAACAAACTCATCACCCGGTCTAAGCAAATATATCCTACATTGGAGCCTAAGGAAATCGCATTAATACTAAATTCATTGGCAAGGGTTAGGAAAGTCGACACTGAGTTGTTTAATTTACTATGCAATCAAATTGTAACGAAGGCTCACTTCTATTCATCA GTACATATAGCAATGGTATTGTCGGCATATAGCAAAgcaaaaatttttgattcaAAGTTAATAAACGCTATGGTGAATCAGATAAAGAACAGATTATATGAGTTCTTAACGCCATTAGAGATTTCAATggttataaattcaatctCAAAAATGCCA ACTGAATTTAgggataaaaattttttaaaccGCCTAAGCTTACACGTACAATGTCGACTAATGGCCATACCCTTTTTACCTAGAGAACTGGGACAAATTGCTCATTCCTTTGTGTCAATGGGTTTCGATGACACGCAGCTATATTCAACAATCGCAG GACGTATAAACTGCATGATTCATCAGGCGACCCCTGGCGAGGCGATAAAGATTCTGGAAGCCTTTACTCGTCTAGGGAAGGCATACCAAGACATTTGCCGCATATGCGTGTGCCATGTGAATTCACAACTGAGCTTTATGAGCCCTATGGAATTAGTGAAGATTCTATTCGAAGCGGGGaatgcatttttaaaaacGTCCGAACCCGTCCCCCTCGAGCTCAACGATCTTATTTACTCAATCTT GACAAAAATTACGGCCTCGGTTACGCATACCTCGGCACCGCAGATCGCCTCATTGCTACAAAGTGTCGCTCGATGGAACTTGGACTTAGGACTCAACGAAATTCTCACAATTATCACGCATACAAGGGCACTGGTTTCGGAGGCAGCGGTTATGTCAAACTTCCCAGTGAACAGCTCCCCCAGGGAAGGGTCGAAGATGAAGAACTTAGGCCAGACCTCGACTATGGCTCCAGACAAGGTGACCACTCAGGAATTCTTACTGGGGGAAGTGGGTGCAATGAATTCGGAAACAGCTACCGAGGAAACCAGATTAGCACAGTCTATATGGATGAAAGGAAAAACGCATTGCGATATAATGTTGAAGGACAGTCCCATATTAGGGGATACGAAGGCGATAAAGACTTCATGCGTAGCATCGCTGGGCTTGATTCTCAGGCGAGTGAAATCGCAATATCCCGATACCTGGCCCAAAAAACCATCGTCCCACAAATTGATCCAATCCAAAAAGGATATCCAGGACCCTCATCTGGTCCGTTTGATGGGGATCTCGAGTGCATCAGTGAGCAATATCCCAGAATACCCAGCGTCCATCCCGGAATCACCTCATGCACAATCTCATGGGGCGCTCTCGACAAAGACCAGCAAATTGAACAAAGTTTGCACAGAAAAGTCACAACCATTAGACCTCTTGGAAGCTGCGCAAATTCTCCAACGAATTTGCAGCGAGTTTCGTTTGCTTGTCATGACTAGCCACTCGTCAATGACACTCAGCGACGTTCCAACAGCATGCCGTGTCCTAGAAGCGTGTCAATTAGTGGGCTATAAGAGCGACGAGTTATTAGGTAAAGTAAAGGATCTGATTTTGTGTAAGGAGTTTAATAAGCAATCTGCTACATTACTGCGGTCGCAGTTGTTGGCATGTGGTTACGACCCAGAGAATGATGTAATGCAAGTCCTTATGGAATTTTAG
- a CDS encoding hypothetical protein (overlaps_old_locusTagID:BBM_III00885), whose protein sequence is MKLVNIPTIFAIYGLTTLLFDISYCIDTLDLQHEDGNGGNEGATGTELSTRDNRIIFELSQDSLPLARTDFDSNFNSNQIKINPRYRPRIISWDGYFYFELPSNAYNTSIYLDCIYNRQIMITISHLLIDDIIPTEIKLSYNESEILEFPHDFRFPKWMTDFRGRAFFERLNRTVPYIDVDLTQNELHDSLTYIDRSFRYIHDQYDAKYLIRSISYGDKKVDIKPASDVLLCILPVGYMKFTIRIDLRTNPMGLLKKAVATWDITVDDITQVPEWILNADNRFSSMIFNHPLPLTLDLSSETLEDTLEVSKYYNTIRWWLEYENNDNFIGYLKWHDFYSYELPRNMVLESICIYPIGNNQILLIYYGYNYNLKRTQEIDSSIITFPDDYTPPQWIKDINPYFFDKVKIPIEFIELDFTKDELPQQLKYSQSFDTVDITIDKEHSESIRIGKILLIDGEKSYIVPKHHIITRIILTVSANKIRTTLFYYEMSEPEEILTKDFYTELSSDFLPPKWIQTLEALLPLTLDLSSETLEHSVLRSEYYNTIHLLIYYYHSFIGYLKWHDFYSYKLPRDTPLRDIWIYPIGNNQILLIYYGYNYNLKRTQEIDSSIITFPDDYTPPQWIKDINPYFFDKVKIPIEFIELDFTKDELPQQLKYFQGFETVDITIDKEHSESIRIGKILLIDGEKSYIVPKHHIITRIILTVSANKIRTTLFYYEMSEPEEIWIKDFYAELSSDFLPPKWIQTLEAFMECFNSNERILSLQLANDDLPPEIILSKADDGVKLQLDYVHADNVIISSVSFGENHILTVPSDSFVNAIYVIVADNQITIKIKYNESDGTLTSFTKELGQISDITVPLWLKNNLVT, encoded by the coding sequence atgaAGTTGGTAAATATTCCTACTATTTTTGCCATCTATGGTCTCACAACTCTATTATTTGACATATCTTATTGTATTGATACCCTAGATTTGCAACACGAAGATGGCAATGGGGGAAATGAGGGTGCTACTGGAACGGAATTATCAACAAGAGATAATCGTATAATCTTTGAGTTATCACAAGATTCGCTGCCTCTAGCTCGAACAGATTTTGACAGTAATTTTAATAGTAATCAAATCAAAATAAATCCTCGGTACAGACCGAGGATTATCAGTTGGGATGGATACTTTTACTTCGAATTGCCCTCTAACGCATACAATACTTCTATATACTTAGATTGCATTTACAATAGACAAATCATGATAACTATTTCGCATCTTCTAATCGATGATATCATTCCAACGGAAATTAAGTTATCATATAATGAAAGTGAAATATTAGAATTTCCACATGATTTCAGATTTCCAAAATGGATGACCGACTTTCGTGGAAGGGCTTTTTTTGAACGTCTAAATAGAACAGTTCCGTACATAGATGTTGATTTGACACAAAATGAATTACACGACTCATTAACTTATATCGATAGATCTTTTAGATACATACACGATCAATATGATGCAAAATACTTGATTAGATCAATATCTTATGGTGATAAGAAAGTTGATATAAAGCCTGCATctgatgtattattatgtattttacCCGTGGGTTATATGAAATTTACCATCCGTATCGATCTTAGGACTAATCCAATGGGATTACTCAAAAAAGCAGTGGCCACATGGGATATAACAGTGGACGACATTACACAAGTCCCTGAATGGATACTTAATGCCGACAACAGGTTCTCTTCCATGATATTCAATCACCCACTACCATTAACACTTGATCTTTCATCCGAAACACTTGAAGATACGTTAGAAGtaagtaaatattataatacaatCCGTTGGTGGCTCgaatatgaaaataatgacaattttattggataTTTAAAGTGGCATGATTTTTATAGTTATGAATTACCCAGGAATATGGTACTTGAATCgatttgtatatatccCATAGGCAATAACCagattttattgatatactatggctataattataatcttAAAAGAACTCAAGAAATtgattcatcaattattacatttccCGATGATTATACACCTCCACAATGGATTAAAGACATAAATCCATACTTCTTCGATAAAGTTAAAATCCCCATTGAGTTTATAGAGTTGGATTTTACCAAAGATGAATTACCACAACAACTAAAATATAGCCAGAGCTTTGATACAGTTGACATTACTATAGATAAGGAACATTCTGAGTCTATCCGAATTGGGaagatattgttaattgaCGGTGAGAAATCTTACATCGTACCTAAACATCACATCATCACTAGAATAATTCTTACAGTCTCCGCCAATAAAATACGAACCACACTTTTTTACTATGAAATGTCTGAACCAGAGGAAATTTTGACCAAGGATTTCTACACTGAATTGTCCTCAGATTTCCTACCTCCAAAATGGATTCAAACACTTGAAGCATTATTACCATTAACACTTGATCTTTCATCCGAAACACTTGAACATTCAGTATTAAGAAGTGAATATTATAACACAATCcatttgttaatatattattatcatagTTTTATTGGATATTTAAAGTGGCATGATTTTTATAGTTATAAATTACCCAGGGATACGCCACTTCGAGatatttggatatatcCCATAGGCAATAACCagattttattgatatactatggctataattataatcttAAAAGAACTCAAGAAATtgattcatcaattattacatttccCGATGATTATACACCTCCACAATGGATTAAAGACATAAATCCATACTTCTTCGATAAAGTTAAAATCCCCATTGAGTTTATAGAGTTGGATTTTACCAAAGATGAATTACCACAACAACTAAAATATTTCCAGGGCTTTGAAACAGTTGACATTACTATAGATAAGGAACATTCTGAGTCTATCCGAATTGGGaagatattgttaattgaCGGTGAGAAATCTTACATCGTACCTAAACATCACATCATCACTAGAATAATTCTTACAGTCTCCGCCAATAAAATACGAACCACACTTTTTTACTATGAAATGTCTGAACCAGAGGAAATTTGGATCAAGGATTTCTACGCTGAATTGTCCTCAGATTTCCTACCTCCAAAATGGATTCAAACACTTGAAGCATTTATGGAGTGTTTTAATTCCAATGAAagaattttatcattacaATTGGCAAATGATGATTTGCCAccagaaattattttatccaaGGCTGATGACGGAGTGAAGTTGCAGTTGGATTACGTTCATGCTGACAATGTGATAATAAGCAGTGTTTCTTTTGGCGAAAACCACATATTGACTGTACCCAGTGATTCGTTTGTAAATGCTATTTATGTGATAGTTGCGGACAATCAGattacaataaaaatcaagTACAATGAGTCGGATGGGACTTTGACAAGTTTTACCAAGGAACTTGGTCAAATCAGTGATATAACGGTCCCCTTGTGGCTAAAAAATAACCTGGTTACTTGA
- a CDS encoding hypothetical protein (overlaps_old_locusTagID:BBM_III00890) → MHYEDVSSDLYAYKNCKNNLECVYASISQTYDLPPEIILSKADDGVKLQLDYVHADNVIISSVSFGENHILTVPSDSFVNAIYVIVADNQITIKIKYNESDGTLTSFTKELGQISDITVPLWLKNNLVT, encoded by the coding sequence ATGCATTATGAGGATGTATCTAGTGATTTATATGcttataaaaattgtaaaaataatttggaatgCGTTTATGCATCTATATCACAAACCTATGATTTGCCAccagaaattattttatccaaGGCTGATGACGGAGTGAAGTTGCAGTTGGATTACGTTCATGCTGACAATGTGATAATAAGCAGTGTTTCTTTTGGCGAAAACCACATATTGACTGTACCCAGTGATTCGTTTGTAAATGCTATTTATGTGATAGTTGCGGACAATCAGattacaataaaaatcaagTACAATGAGTCGGATGGGACTTTGACAAGTTTTACCAAGGAACTTGGTCAAATCAGTGATATAACGGTCCCCTTGTGGCTAAAAAATAACCTGGTTACTTGA
- a CDS encoding hypothetical protein (overlaps_old_locusTagID:BBM_III00895), whose translation MSNDIKAKLKLRKKKKVAEKKQKKELDLTNVKKMPTEQKKIRFKPNAQMLSAIIHNNQRTNDRMDKEELRRAEEALQKLDRSGRKVRLMTEYLTGKN comes from the exons atgtcGAATGACATCAAGGCAAAATTAAAACTACGCAAAAAGAAAAAGGTAGCAGAAAAGAAGCAAAAGAAGGAATTGGATCTTACCAACGTTAAAAAAATGCCGACTGAGCAAAAGAAAATAAGG TTTAAACCAAATGCGCAAATGCTATctg CCATAATACACAACAATCAACGCACAAACGATCGCATGGATAAG GAGGAACTCAGACGTGCTG AGGAAGCCTTACAGAAATTGGACAGGTCTGGAAGGAAAGTTAGACTGATGACTGAGTATTTGACTGGGAAGAATTAA
- a CDS encoding conserved Plasmodium protein, unknown function (overlaps_old_locusTagID:BBM_III00900;~overlaps_old_locusTagID:BBM_III00905), whose translation MGYRHLISIHIFQLFMCHSEPVKCVSYTQALNNQHVDSLLTPECTHRSFKVIKKQSNQNNTQLGTVSNNTQLNDSGVKNMSADDSTSVTIKNNQLNDHATGIPNSDVVGKTNISNGMSQNNTTQNGVTNNSNMPDGKSETGISSKFEYIMCFMGIESYCSEYSKDKHIEVKKNDDKTNKGYEVEQSDVVIVPVESKNCFEYGKPGVVPSDWIKPEEFGWIVVNEFGVNRFTSSKPANMAYPQNLLLDKLECNAASYEIVLKLGSDSIGGLVFRTSTDKEMVVVLNSLTKTITLSKNQNGGYQVLYEKSHQGINSQFLHKLGIIDSGYKGEVQVLLDGQVVMNVPRLFFETSGGFGLHMEKGNVSFSDASIEPL comes from the exons ATGGGTTATAGACATCTCATATCTATAcacatttttcaattattcATGTGTCATTCGGAGCCGGTAAAATGTGTCTCATACACACAAGCGTTGAACAATCAACACGTAGATTCACTACTTACTCCAGAATGTACGCACCGTTCATTTAAAGTAATAAAGAAACAATCGAATCAAAATAACACGCAACTTGGCACAGTTTCAAACAATACTCAGCTCAATGATAGTGGTGTCAAAAATATGTCAGCGGATGATTCCACAAGTGTGactataaaaaataatcaattaaatgatCATGCTACAGGTATCCCCAACAGTGATGTCGTTGgtaaaacaaatatcaGTAATGGTATGAGTCAAAATAACACAACCCAAAATGGTGTCACTAACAATAGTAACATGCCCGATGGCAAAAGTGAAACTGGAATTAGCagtaaatttgaatatataatgtgtTTCAT gggTATAGAATCATATTGTTCAGAATATAGCAAAGATAAGCATATTGAAGTTAAAAAGAACGATGATAAAACGAATAAAGGATACGAGGTGGAACAAAGTGACGTGGTGATCGTGCCTGTGGAGTCGAAAAATTGCTTTGAATATGGAAAGCCAGGTGTTGTTCCTAG tgACTGGATTAAACCTGAAGAATTTGGGTGGATTGTTGTTAAT GAGTTTGGAGTCAATAGATTTACTTCAAGCA AACCCGCTAATATGGCATATccacaaaatttgttactAGACAAATTGGAATGCAATGCTGCTTCTTACgaaattgtattaaaattg GGGTCAGACTCTATTGGAGGGTTGGTATTCAGAACTTCAACCG ATAAGGAAATGGTAGTTGTTTTAAACTCGCTCACTAAAACTATAACACTctcaaaaaatcaaaatgGAGGGTATCAAGTATTGTATGAAAAATCGCAc CAAGGTATTAATAgtcaatttttacacaaacTTGGCATTATAGACAGTGGTTACAAGGG TGAGGTGCAAGTTTTATTGGATGGACAAGTTGTTATGAATGTTCCGAGATTGTTCTTCGAAACTTCCGGTGGTTTTG GCTTACATATGGAAAAGGGCAATGTGAGTTTTTCAGACGCATCAATTGAACCACTGTGA
- a CDS encoding ESCRT-I complex subunit VPS28 (overlaps_old_locusTagID:BBM_III00910) — MQYSEASKYANLYSLIHSLECLEKAYSRGIVLDSEYVKECSKLINLCLVFRKSNAAEFDAFLNNECSNCLLAAQRLTIGHPENADLIACESTRKEKLVIFELTGFFITFMDALMLGKVAVDEIYPFLQDIITAIGKLDSDAKYQRFSKSFQVETITNWHRKLNDMEAIQQLSTKDVRQLTLDLEKCYNCFKESLDTQ; from the exons ATGCAGTATAGCGAAGCGAgcaaatatgcaaatttgtATTCACTCATCCATTCGTTGGAATGTCTTGAGAAAGCTTATTCCAGAGGCATTGTTTTAGACAGTGAGTATGTAAAGGAATGCTCAAAGCTCATCAATCTGTGCCTCGTTTTCAGGAAATCAAATGCTGCAGAATTTGACGCATTTTTAAAC AATGAATGTTCGAATTGTCTGTTGGCTGCACAACGTTTGACAATAGGTCACCCAGAGAATGCAGATTTGATCGCATGCGAATCCACCAGGAAAGAA aaattagtaatttttgaattgactggattttttattacatttatgGACGCACTTATGTTAGGCAAAGTGGCTGTTGACGAGATCTACCCATTCCTCCAGGACATTATCACAGCAATAGGCAAATTAGACTCTGATGCTAAATATCAAAGATTTAGCAAAAGTTTTCAGGTGGAAACTATCACAAATTGGCATAGGAAGCTAAACGACATGGAGGCTATCCAGCAACTATCAACTAAAGATGTCAGACAGCTGACTTTAGATTTGGAGAAGTGTTACAACTGTTTCAAGGAGTCATTGGATACCCAATAA
- a CDS encoding Eukaryotic aspartyl protease (overlaps_old_locusTagID:BBM_III00915), producing MDSTDFTVLNLIFVCRIILASHGHCDGGGYHIIRLDSIKSDISLLEITENNFRMGKVNFVTRGGGLAGSLGHTPTATPTSRTPIHGPINQSVARPGTAEAPAKCNLREIHHHPPGLDNIPNGAESHVGVVYAPIEHLRDSQFVGELLVGTPGQKIKPLFDTGSANTWIISTECNLPTCKKVPQFDPFKSKTFRRNELKDMLTVYFGTGMIMGHFASETVEFCGTILNDQNIALIQYQGPSDRGANSSNIFEKLKFQGLFGLAFPEMSATGDTVFQNFVKKRNLTPEFAFYISPTNLKPSFLLIGGVDRRFYEGELKMAQVVRKHYWEVALTQLWVGDTMLCCENEQDSTILREESDQNNDAQSTIEKSYVIVDSGTSFNSLPHRDYERFIKLVPSIPAASFSADKIASYPTIKYVLGDIVLKLKPTDYMVLHDGFYRAGFIQIDIPSQFGRAYILGSNIFMKRYFTVFRHAHNGNPPMIGFAESKGSWV from the exons ATGGATAGTACAGATTTTAcagttttaaatttaatatttgtttgtaGAATAATACTAGCATCGCATGGTCATTGTGATGGAGGTGGATAC CACATAATACGATTAGACAGTATCAAAAGTGACATTTCATTGCTGGAGATTACTGAGAATAACTTTAGGATGGGAAAAGTCAATTTTGTAACCAGAGGTGGTGGACTTGCCGGTTCACTCGGCCACACACCAACGGCCACCCCAACATCACGGACGCCCATCCACGGCCCTATTAATCAGTCCGTTGCTCGGCCTGGCACGGCAGAAGCTCCCGCCAAGTGCAACCTTAGGGAGATTCACCATCACCCACCAGGGCTAGACAATATACCTAATGGTGCGGAATCTCACGTCGGAGTGGTATATGCGCCAATTGAACATTTGAGGGACTCCCAATTTGTGGGTGAACTGTTAGTTGGCACTCCTGGGCAAAAGATCAAACCACTTTTTGACACGGGCAGCGCCAACACCTGGATTATATCTACAGAATGCAATTTGCCTACATGTAAAAAAGTACCCCAATTTGACCCATTCAAATCTAAAACGTTCAGAAGGAATGAATTGAAGGATATGCTGACCGTATATTTTGGGACGGGTATGATCATGGGCCATTTTGCCTCTGAAACAGTGGAGTTTTGCGGCACTATTCTGAATGACCAGAACATTGCGCTTATACAGTACCAGGGCCCAAGTGACCGCGGTGCCAACAGTTCAAACATTTTCGAG aaattgaaatttCAGGGACTATTCGGATTGGCCTTTCCTGAAATGTCAGCTACCGGAGATACTGTATTTCAGAACTTCGTCAAAAAGAGAAACTTAACCCCTGAATTCGCATTTTATATTTCACCCACAAACCTTAAGCCATCA ttttTACTCATAGGTGGAGTGGACAGGAGGTTTTATGAAGGTGAATTAAAAATGGCGCAAGTTGTGCGAAAACACTACTGGGAAGTGGCACTGACACAGCTATGGGTTGGAGACACAATGCTTTGCTGCGAGAATGAGCAAGATTCAACAATTCTGCGTGAAGAATCAGACCAAAACAATGATGCCCAAAGTACCATTGAAAAAAGCTATGTAATTGTAGACTCGGGGACCTCATTCAACAGCCTGCCGCACAGGGACTATGAGAGGTTCATCAAACTAGTGCCTTCCATACCCGCAGCTTCGTTCAGTGCCGACAAAATTGCTAGCTATCCcactattaaatatgtattggGGGACATAGTACTTAAACTGAAACCTACCGATTATATGGTGCTACATGACGGATTTTACAGGGCCGGATTCATACAAATAGACATCCCATCGCAGTTTGGCCGCGCCTACATTCTGGGCAGCAACATATTTATGAAGCGCTACTTTACTGTATTTAGACATGCACACAATGGCAATCCACCAATG ATTGGGTTTGCCGAATCCAAAGGAAGCTGGGTATAA